In Phaseolus vulgaris cultivar G19833 chromosome 10, P. vulgaris v2.0, whole genome shotgun sequence, a single genomic region encodes these proteins:
- the LOC137818695 gene encoding uncharacterized protein, whose product MSEEDAPKLYTNKPRKAQLKHLRGQQKSNEFSSPAAMGTHGQDAAPPPPPPPPKEPFVRRYKFVWPILLAVNLGVGAYLFLGTKKKDIGEEEEQDVSPVSTKDAAPHGVEMSVSTPPITNPVIKREPIPENQQRELLKWILEEKRKIKPKDAEEKQKIDEEKALIKNLIRSKSIPSV is encoded by the exons atgaGTGAAGAAGATGCTCCAAAGCTATATACCAACAAGCCTCGAAAAG CGCAACTGAAGCACCTTCGAGGACAACAGAAGTCGAACGAGTTCTCCTCGCCGGCGGCGATGGGGACACATGGCCAGGATGCTGCTCCaccgccgccgccgccgccgccaAAGGAACCGTTTGTTCGGCGCTATAAATTTGTTTGGCCTATACTTTTGGCTGTGAATCTCGGTGTCGGAG CTTACTTGTTTTTGGGGACTAAGAAGAAAGATATTGGTGAAGAGGAGGAACAAGATGTAAGTCCTGTCTCAACTAAAGATGCTGCCCCTCATGGTGTCGAGATGTCCGTGTCCACGCCACCTATTACAAATCCTGTGATCAAACGAGAACcaattccagaaaatcaacaaCGTGAGCTCTTGAAATGGATATTGGAAGAGAAGAGGAAGATCAAGCCAAAAGATGCTGAGGAGAAACAAAAGATTGATGAAGAGAAAGCTCTGATTAAAAATCTTATTCGATCAAAATCCATCCCAAGTGTCTAA
- the LOC137818295 gene encoding 3-epi-6-deoxocathasterone 23-monooxygenase CYP90D1, whose product MDNIWIVSVTVFLLCTVIFLYRKRLSLMLKSKYRSKLPLGTLGWPFIGETIEFVSCAYSDRPESFMDKRRSMYGKVFKSHIFGSPTIVSTDADVNKFILQSDAKVFVPSYPKSLTQLMGESSILLINGSLQRRIHGLIGAFFKSQQLKAQITRDMQKYVQESMASWKEDCPIYIQDETKKIAFHVLVKALISLDPGEEMDLLKKHFQEFISGLMSLPINLPGTKLYQSLQAKKKMVKLVRRIILAKRNSGICRVPKDVVDVLLNDASEKLTDDLIADNIIDMMIPGEDSVPVLMTLATKYLSECPAALQQLTEENMKLKKLQDQVGESLCWSDYLSLPFTQTVITETLRMGNIIIGVMRKALRDVEIKGNFIPQGWCVFANFRSVHLDEKNYECPYQFNPWRWQDKDMSSCNFSPFGGGQRLCPGLDLARLEASIFLHHFVTQFRWHAEADAIVNFPTVRMKRRMPVMVRRVES is encoded by the exons ATGGACAACATTTGGATTGTTTCTGTGACAGTGTTTCTCTTGTGCACTGTGATCTTCCTCTACAGGAAAAGGCTTAGCCTCATGCTCAAATCAAAATATAGAAGTAAACTTCCATTAGGGACTCTTGGATGGCCTTTTATAGGTGAAACCATTGAGTTTGTTTCTTGTGCTTACTCTGATCGCCCTGAGAGCTTCATGGACAAGCGACGCAGCAT GTATGGCAAGGTGTTTAAGTCACACATATTTGGAAGCCCCACAATTGTTTCCACGGATGCTGATGTGAATAAGTTTATACTGCAAAGTGATGCAAAAGTTTTTGTTCCTTCATATCCCAAGTCTCTTACTCAGTTGATGGGGGAGTCTTCTATTTTGCTTATCAATGGAAGCCTTCAGAGGAGAATACATGGACTTATTGGAgctttcttcaaatctcaacagcTAAAGGCTCAGATCACCAGAGATATGCAAAAGTATGTCCAAGAATCAATGGCTAGTTGGAAAGAGGACTGCCCCATATACATACAAGACGAAACAAAAAAG ATTGCTTTTCATGTACTAGTCAAAGCATTGATTAGTTTGGATCCAGGAGAAGAAATGGATCTTCTGAAGAAACATTTTCAGGAATTTATCTCTGGCCTCATGTCTCTACCAATAAATCTACCAGGAACTAAACTTTATCAATCTTTGCAG GCAAAAAAGAAAATGGTGAAATTAGTGCGAAGAATTATCCTAGCTAAAAGAAACAGTGGCATTTGCAGAGTTCCAAAAGATGTGGTGGATGTGCTTCTTAATGATGCAAGTGAAAAATTGACCGATGATTTAATAGCAgataatattattgatatgaTGATTCCTGGGGAAGACTCAGTGCCAGTTCTTATGACTCTAGCTACAAAATATCTATCAGAATGTCCTGCTGCTTTGCAGCAATTGACG GAGGAAAATATGAAGCTTAAGAAACTTCAAGACCAGGTTGGGGAGTCCTTGTGTTGGAGCGATTACCTATCATTGCCATTTACTCAAACA GTCATCACTGAAACTCTCAGAATGGGAAATATTATAATTGGAGTAATGAGAAAGGCCTTAAGAGATGTTGAAATAAAAGGGAACTTTATACCACAAGGGTGGTGTGTGTTTGCAAATTTTAGATCAGTTCATCTAGATGAGAAGAACTATGAATGTCCATATCAATTCAATCCATGGAGGTGGCAA GACAAAGACATGAGCAGTTGCAATTTCAGTCCTTTTGGAGGGGGACAAAGGCTTTGCCCTGGCCTTGACTTGGCCAGGCTGGAAGCTTCCATCTTCCTACACCACTTTGTCACTCAATTCAG